A genomic window from Candidatus Hydrogenedentota bacterium includes:
- a CDS encoding efflux RND transporter permease subunit has product EWEGRSPQDIDDQITYPLTTALLGIPGVKTVRSYSYFGFSSIFIIFEEKIDFYWSRSRVLEKLSSLPAGSLPEGVQPALGPDATALGQVFWYTLEGRDPDGKPAGGWDLDELRSIQDWHVRYALLSAGGISEVASIGGFVREYQIDVDPDAMRAHNVMLEDVFMAVRASNVDVGARTIEVNRVEYTIRGLGFIKSVEDIEQIVVRVADNVPIRVKDVATVSQGPEMRRGILDKEGAEAVGGIVVVRYAENPLEAIKNVKKRIAEITPGLPTKAVVDSHKVSREDIESFADAQGIELPFDGASVNQDAWMAWLRATPRAEWPEWITTSQVNVAPYYDRTGLIHEALGTLNSALFEEILVTIIVIIVMVVHLRSSILISSVLPLAVLMCFIAMKSFGVDANIVALSGIAIAIGTMVDMGIIICENILKHLDEADPSEDRLHVVFRASSEVGGAVLTAVSTTVVGFLPVFAMIGPEGKLFRPLAFTKTFCLIASVVAALTIIPALAHVLFTWKFDSKKTMKAVLGLLVAGGVAAIFLVSGWSGAILIAFGMYHLLGDVLPGPVKRAGVYAASGLALLFVLVLLTQHWAPLGPDKGLLRNLMFVSVVMFGLLGIFLVFRYIYGPLLRFFLRHKLLYMTLTTCVVLFGLVAWLGFARVFGFVPSLAERVGIPPETVQTSRVWSTLVHEFPGFGREFMPPLDEGSYLYMPTTMPHASVAEALDIIQKQDQAIAAIPEVVSVVGKMGRAESPLDPAPMSMIETVISYKPQYITDEDGRMIFFRYDAEKEEYVRDESGELIPDADGRPYRQWREHIKRPNDIWAEIVKAAQIPGTTSAPELQPIAARIVMLQSGMRAPMGVKIKGPDLDTIERVGLEIESLLKEVSGVAPATVIADRIVGSPYLEIDIDREAIARYGLLVRDVQDVIETAIGGMPITTTVEGRERYPVRVRYLRELRDQIETLERILVPTQAGAQIPMAQLAEVRYVAGPMSIKSEDTFLTGYVLFDKQPGYMEVDVVEKCQQYLRDKLATGEWSLPAGVSYSFAGNYENQVRAQKTLSIVIPVALFIIFLILYFQFSSYATTFLVWSGIVVAASGGFLLMWLYAQPWFLNFSVADTDMRELFQVHVINLSVAIWVGFLALFGVASDDGVVIATYLDQSFANRKIRSIQDIREATLAAGLRRIRPCLMTTATTVLALVSVLTSTGRGSDIMVPMAIPSFGGMTIELLTLFQVPVLYCWLKEWKFRRGKLGGPKEDTT; this is encoded by the coding sequence GAGTGGGAGGGGCGCTCGCCGCAGGACATCGACGATCAAATTACGTATCCGCTGACGACGGCGCTGCTCGGCATACCCGGCGTGAAAACGGTGCGCAGCTACTCGTATTTTGGCTTCTCGTCGATATTCATCATTTTCGAGGAGAAGATCGACTTCTACTGGTCGCGCAGCCGCGTGCTCGAGAAGCTCAGCAGCCTGCCCGCGGGCAGTCTGCCCGAGGGCGTCCAGCCGGCGCTCGGGCCCGACGCCACTGCGCTGGGCCAGGTCTTCTGGTACACGCTCGAAGGTCGCGATCCGGATGGCAAGCCCGCGGGCGGCTGGGACCTCGACGAACTGCGCAGCATCCAGGACTGGCACGTGCGCTACGCGCTCTTGAGCGCGGGCGGCATCAGCGAGGTGGCGTCTATCGGCGGTTTTGTGCGCGAGTATCAGATTGACGTGGACCCGGACGCGATGCGCGCGCACAACGTGATGCTTGAGGACGTGTTCATGGCGGTGCGCGCATCGAACGTGGACGTGGGCGCGCGTACGATCGAGGTGAATCGCGTCGAATACACGATCCGCGGTCTTGGATTCATCAAGAGCGTCGAAGATATCGAACAGATTGTCGTGCGGGTGGCGGATAACGTGCCGATCCGGGTGAAGGACGTGGCGACGGTGAGCCAGGGTCCGGAGATGCGGCGCGGCATTCTGGACAAGGAGGGCGCGGAGGCGGTTGGCGGCATTGTGGTGGTCCGTTACGCGGAAAACCCGCTCGAGGCGATCAAGAACGTCAAGAAACGCATCGCCGAGATCACTCCTGGTCTGCCTACGAAGGCTGTCGTCGATTCGCACAAGGTCAGCCGGGAAGATATCGAGTCCTTCGCGGACGCACAGGGCATTGAGTTGCCCTTTGACGGGGCGAGCGTCAACCAGGATGCGTGGATGGCGTGGCTGCGCGCCACACCGCGCGCAGAGTGGCCGGAGTGGATCACAACGAGCCAGGTGAACGTTGCCCCCTACTATGACCGCACCGGCTTGATCCACGAAGCGCTCGGCACGCTGAATTCCGCGCTGTTCGAGGAAATCCTGGTCACGATCATCGTCATCATCGTCATGGTCGTGCATCTGCGCAGTTCGATCCTCATCAGTAGCGTGCTGCCGCTCGCGGTTCTGATGTGCTTCATCGCGATGAAGTCCTTCGGTGTGGACGCGAACATCGTGGCGTTGTCAGGTATCGCGATTGCCATTGGCACAATGGTCGATATGGGGATCATTATCTGCGAGAACATTCTCAAGCATCTCGATGAAGCCGACCCAAGCGAAGACCGGCTGCACGTGGTGTTTCGCGCGTCGAGCGAGGTCGGCGGCGCGGTGCTCACGGCGGTGTCAACAACGGTCGTCGGGTTTCTACCCGTCTTCGCGATGATCGGGCCGGAAGGCAAACTGTTCCGCCCGCTCGCGTTCACGAAAACGTTCTGCCTCATCGCGTCGGTTGTAGCGGCGTTGACGATCATTCCAGCACTGGCGCACGTGTTGTTTACATGGAAGTTCGACTCGAAGAAAACCATGAAAGCGGTGCTCGGGCTGCTGGTGGCGGGCGGCGTTGCGGCGATATTTCTCGTGTCCGGGTGGTCCGGGGCCATTCTGATCGCGTTCGGCATGTATCACCTTCTTGGCGACGTCCTGCCGGGTCCAGTGAAGCGCGCGGGTGTCTACGCGGCCAGTGGGCTGGCGCTCTTGTTCGTGCTCGTCTTATTGACGCAACACTGGGCACCGCTGGGACCGGACAAGGGGCTCCTGCGGAACCTGATGTTTGTGAGCGTGGTGATGTTCGGCCTCTTGGGCATATTTCTCGTGTTTCGATACATCTACGGTCCGTTATTGCGATTCTTTCTCAGGCACAAACTCCTCTACATGACTCTGACGACGTGTGTCGTTCTCTTTGGCCTGGTCGCGTGGTTGGGATTTGCGCGCGTGTTCGGTTTCGTGCCTTCACTCGCTGAACGCGTAGGCATTCCGCCGGAGACGGTGCAGACCTCGCGCGTGTGGTCCACGCTGGTTCACGAGTTTCCCGGATTTGGCCGCGAATTCATGCCGCCGCTCGACGAAGGCTCGTATCTCTACATGCCGACGACGATGCCGCACGCGTCGGTCGCCGAGGCATTGGACATTATCCAGAAGCAAGACCAGGCGATTGCCGCTATCCCGGAAGTGGTTTCCGTGGTGGGCAAGATGGGGCGCGCCGAGAGCCCGCTCGATCCGGCGCCGATGAGCATGATCGAGACGGTTATCAGCTACAAGCCGCAATACATTACGGACGAGGACGGGCGAATGATCTTTTTCCGCTACGACGCGGAGAAGGAGGAGTATGTCCGTGACGAAAGTGGCGAATTAATCCCAGACGCGGACGGACGGCCGTACCGGCAGTGGCGTGAACACATCAAGCGGCCCAATGACATCTGGGCGGAGATAGTGAAGGCGGCGCAGATTCCGGGAACCACCTCGGCGCCGGAACTTCAGCCGATCGCTGCGCGTATCGTCATGCTGCAAAGCGGTATGCGCGCGCCGATGGGTGTCAAGATCAAAGGGCCGGACCTTGACACCATCGAGCGTGTCGGCCTCGAGATCGAGTCGCTCTTGAAAGAGGTTTCCGGTGTGGCTCCAGCGACGGTCATTGCCGATCGCATTGTGGGAAGCCCCTATCTCGAGATCGACATCGACCGCGAGGCCATTGCACGCTACGGCTTGCTCGTGCGCGACGTGCAGGATGTGATCGAGACCGCCATCGGCGGCATGCCCATCACCACCACGGTCGAAGGCCGTGAGCGGTATCCGGTGCGCGTGCGCTATTTGCGCGAACTGCGCGACCAAATCGAGACCCTGGAACGCATTCTCGTTCCCACGCAGGCCGGCGCCCAGATTCCGATGGCGCAGCTTGCAGAGGTGCGCTACGTAGCGGGACCGATGTCGATTAAGAGCGAAGATACGTTCCTGACCGGCTATGTGTTGTTCGACAAGCAGCCCGGCTACATGGAGGTGGATGTTGTCGAGAAGTGTCAGCAATACCTGCGGGACAAACTGGCAACCGGCGAATGGTCGCTGCCTGCGGGGGTGAGCTACAGCTTCGCGGGAAACTACGAGAATCAGGTACGCGCGCAAAAGACGCTGTCCATCGTGATCCCCGTCGCGCTGTTTATCATTTTCCTGATCCTGTACTTCCAGTTCAGTTCCTATGCGACCACGTTCCTGGTCTGGTCTGGCATCGTGGTGGCCGCGTCCGGCGGGTTCCTGCTGATGTGGCTCTATGCGCAGCCGTGGTTCCTCAATTTCAGCGTGGCGGACACGGATATGCGCGAGTTGTTTCAGGTGCATGTTATCAACCTGAGCGTGGCCATCTGGGTCGGGTTCCTCGCGTTGTTCGGCGTGGCCAGCGACGACGGCGTGGTGATTGCCACCTATCTGGACCAGAGCTTCGCGAACCGGAAGATCCGGTCGATTCAGGATATCCGCGAGGCGACACTCGCCGCGGGTCTGCGACGGATA